The window GAGAAAACCATTTACCCAAGGTTTTGGCTGCACTAAGGCCCCCAAAACCGGCTCCACAGATGACTATCCGAGGGGCAATCACTGTAAAGGATAACCTCTTTTCTTTCTCACCAAGTTACCATAGGCGATTTTCTTACCCTTAACAATTCCCTCTCTTCTCATCACAGTCATTATCCTTCAAACCGAAGGCCGAATCATCCCCGCACGCAAAAGCCTAGACAGTTGCCGGGCAAGCCTGAGGGGCTGGGGCGTCCTATATCTTTCTGTATAAAAAAGGGCAATCTCTTTGGCCTTCTCGAAATCGATCCTGTAGCCGGGATGCACGACCAGCGGAGCCTTGTTGTCCTGGGTGCGCAGCCAAAAGCCGACCGCTTGATTCCCTATCCTCAGTTCGGATGTCTCTCCCCTCTTGTTCCCAGGTAAAGTCCCCTCGGCCAAAAGCGGTTTTCTTGTTATGCCAATGGAAGGAATGTCGAGCTTAAAACCAAGATGCAAGGCTAAACCCGCTCTATAAGGATGATCCCTTGCCGTAGCGTTGACAAAAAGCAGATCGGGCAGGCTGCCCAGGCCAAGCAGGGCTTCTTCAAGTAAAGGACCCTCCCGCAGGGCCAGGCATCCGGGAACGTAATCAAAAGGAGTCCTCCCTTCCACGCAAAAGCTTTGGGTTTTCCCATCAGGGAAAATCAGGACGAAAGCAGCCCATCCCCGGTCCCCCCTCTTTCCTGCTTCCCTTTTCCCCCTCTCATAACAGATAAATACCCCACCGCAGCGGATCGAACCAAGAGAGCCTTCCCACGGAGGAAAAACAAGGGAAGCCATTCTCTTTTGTTCCAGGATTAACTGCTCTATGCCGGTAGGCCATCCCCCTGCCCTCATTCCACCTCTATGCTTGCAACCTTCAAATCCTTGCCCTCTTCCGAGAGAATCATGACTCCCCCACAACAAGGACAACTCTCCCCTATTTTATACACTAAAGCCTCTTTTTGACAGTCCAAGCAATATCCCCTAACGGCTATCCACTCGATGAATAATTCAGCCCCTTCCACTACCGTGCCTTTCGAAGCGACTTCAAATGCAAAACGCATCGCTCCCTCTTCAATTAATGCCAAGGGACCAACCTGCAATACGACCTTTTTAAGCGCACCACACCCCAATTTTTGCATCTCCTCTTCAAGGAGTGAAACAAGCGATTCACAAAGAGAAAGTTCATGCATAAATTAAAGGGCATCTCGAGGGCCCTTTTCAGAGAATTCCTTTTTAAATAGGGCCACTAACCTCTCAACGGCTTCTTTTACCGGCTCAGAAAGCCCTATTCCATAGCCGGTTTCCTTGACTTCGACCAAGTAAACTCTGACATTTCGGGGAAAGTTTCCCTTTAAAAACCACCTTCCCCATCTTAAGGCATCATTCCACCGAAATGTATGAAGGTTGGGATATTCTTCCCTCTCTTTTAAAACCAGTTCGAGCCGCTCTTTTTCTAGCACGAAAAGGCTGCCCGGAGCCGAACCGCTGCTTACCGCATCAATTATGATCAGCCTATTTTCGGTTTCAAGCTCGTTAAGGAAAGAAAAACCCGCCGTTCCATAATCTATGAGTTTTACGGGAAGAGGAGGATTTAAAGCCATGAGCCTTCGAATCAACTCAGGTCCTAATCCGTCATCCTTCCTCAGCATGTTACCGAAGCCGATAATCGTCGTTGACATCAAAAGCAATCTAGCACTGTTTTTTTATCCTTTCAGCTTCCTGTTCAAAATCTATTCCCCAGGGCTCGGTTAAACGGCGATCCGCCGTCCATATTTTTTTATGAAGGCATTCCATGGAATAAGGATCCCAAAGAACGGCTTTTTTTTCAAAAAGAGATAGACAGTCGGGGCCCTTCAAAATCGCTTCCTGGATGAGTTTTTCTTTCCACTCGGTCAATTCTCTTGATTGTTTTTTACACCTGGAAAGTCCTAGAATGGCCAA is drawn from Methylacidiphilum infernorum V4 and contains these coding sequences:
- a CDS encoding hydrogenase maturation protease gives rise to the protein MSTTIIGFGNMLRKDDGLGPELIRRLMALNPPLPVKLIDYGTAGFSFLNELETENRLIIIDAVSSGSAPGSLFVLEKERLELVLKEREEYPNLHTFRWNDALRWGRWFLKGNFPRNVRVYLVEVKETGYGIGLSEPVKEAVERLVALFKKEFSEKGPRDAL
- the hypA gene encoding hydrogenase maturation nickel metallochaperone HypA, which translates into the protein MHELSLCESLVSLLEEEMQKLGCGALKKVVLQVGPLALIEEGAMRFAFEVASKGTVVEGAELFIEWIAVRGYCLDCQKEALVYKIGESCPCCGGVMILSEEGKDLKVASIEVE
- a CDS encoding endonuclease V, with the protein product MRAGGWPTGIEQLILEQKRMASLVFPPWEGSLGSIRCGGVFICYERGKREAGKRGDRGWAAFVLIFPDGKTQSFCVEGRTPFDYVPGCLALREGPLLEEALLGLGSLPDLLFVNATARDHPYRAGLALHLGFKLDIPSIGITRKPLLAEGTLPGNKRGETSELRIGNQAVGFWLRTQDNKAPLVVHPGYRIDFEKAKEIALFYTERYRTPQPLRLARQLSRLLRAGMIRPSV